From Phycisphaeraceae bacterium, the proteins below share one genomic window:
- the cysC gene encoding adenylyl-sulfate kinase, with protein sequence MAEQKATNIVWHEGNVTPAERAKNLGQKGCTVWMTGLSASGKSTVAVALEQVLLQRGKHAYRLDGDNIRMGLNKNLGFSAEDRAENIRRIGEVAKLFADAGMITITSFISPYRKDRDAVRKLHDDAKIPFIEVHVDIPLEEAEKRDPKGLYKKARAALASGKGMGFTGIDDPYEAPEKAEMVLPTHKLSIAESVQKLLDELQKRNLLSA encoded by the coding sequence ATGGCCGAGCAGAAAGCCACCAACATCGTCTGGCACGAAGGCAACGTCACTCCCGCTGAGCGCGCTAAAAACCTTGGCCAGAAAGGCTGCACCGTTTGGATGACCGGCCTGTCCGCCAGCGGCAAGTCCACCGTCGCCGTCGCACTCGAGCAGGTTCTGCTCCAGCGCGGCAAGCACGCCTACCGGCTCGATGGTGACAACATCCGCATGGGACTCAACAAAAATCTGGGCTTCTCGGCTGAAGACCGCGCGGAAAACATCCGCCGCATCGGTGAGGTCGCCAAGCTCTTCGCCGATGCCGGCATGATTACCATCACCAGCTTCATCTCCCCTTACCGCAAAGATCGCGATGCAGTTCGCAAGCTGCACGACGATGCGAAGATTCCCTTCATCGAAGTGCATGTGGACATCCCGCTCGAAGAAGCGGAAAAACGTGACCCCAAGGGCCTGTACAAAAAGGCACGTGCAGCTTTGGCGTCCGGCAAGGGCATGGGGTTCACCGGCATCGACGATCCTTATGAAGCCCCAGAAAAAGCGGAGATGGTCCTGCCGACTCACAAGCTGAGCATTGCAGAAAGCGTGCAGAAGCTGCTCGATGAGCTTCAGAAGCGCAACCTGCTCAGCGCGTAA